The following proteins are co-located in the Bacteroidales bacterium genome:
- a CDS encoding beta-1,6-N-acetylglucosaminyltransferase, whose protein sequence is MKHGILITAYKNLEQLIEIVNFFDENFKFYIHIDRKSKPDKEIIQKLNTIKKVKFITSKFKINWGGRNHLLSILLLAKEALRNPDLEYFHLISGQDFPIKNTSYFINFFNTYKGKDFLEYTKMPANEWNNRGLDRSGGMDRINYYNFYDVFNERKKQKWISFFIKLQQKINFKRPVSKQIPQFYLGSTWWSLSKETLTFVIDYTGKNKYLIKRLKHTFCSEEIYFQTVIMNSDYSKKVINDNLRYIDWESGLRYGSIPAILDITDLDKINSSDKLFARKIEAPFSDELKKILTTVISSK, encoded by the coding sequence ATGAAGCACGGAATATTAATAACCGCATATAAAAACCTGGAGCAATTAATTGAGATTGTAAACTTCTTTGATGAAAATTTCAAATTTTATATCCATATCGATAGAAAAAGTAAACCGGACAAAGAAATAATTCAAAAATTAAATACAATAAAAAAAGTAAAATTCATTACAAGTAAATTTAAAATAAACTGGGGCGGGCGAAATCATTTATTAAGTATTTTATTATTAGCCAAAGAAGCTTTGCGAAACCCGGATCTGGAATATTTCCACCTGATAAGCGGGCAGGATTTCCCTATAAAAAACACATCTTATTTTATTAACTTCTTTAATACTTATAAGGGAAAAGATTTTTTGGAATATACCAAAATGCCCGCAAATGAATGGAATAACAGGGGACTGGACCGAAGCGGAGGAATGGACAGAATTAATTATTACAACTTCTATGATGTTTTTAATGAAAGAAAAAAACAGAAATGGATCTCTTTTTTTATAAAACTTCAACAAAAGATCAATTTTAAAAGGCCTGTATCAAAACAAATACCTCAATTTTATCTGGGTTCAACCTGGTGGAGCCTATCAAAAGAAACATTAACCTTTGTTATTGACTATACCGGGAAAAATAAATACCTTATCAAACGGTTAAAACATACTTTCTGTTCGGAAGAAATATATTTTCAAACAGTAATAATGAATTCGGATTATTCGAAAAAAGTAATAAATGATAATTTAAGATATATTGATTGGGAAAGTGGATTAAGATACGGAAGCATACCTGCAATTTTAGATATTACCGACCTTGATAAAATAAATTCGAGCGATAAATTATTCGCCAGAAAAATTGAAGCTCCTTTTTCGGATGAACTAAAAAAAATACTAACAACGGTTATATCCAGTAAGTAA
- a CDS encoding ABC transporter permease gives MALSEDKEWTEIIRPKRTWYDINLAELWRYKDLIMIFVRRDFVSVYKQTILGPLWYIIQPLFTTIVFTIIFSKVANISTNSVPATLFYLTGITAWNYFASCLNKTSGTFINNASVFGKVYFPRLTVPVSIVISSLITFGIQLLFLICFWIYFYYIGASVSMNAYIFLLPVLLLIMAFMGLGFGIIVSSLTTKYKDLQFLVGFGVQLFMYATPIIYPLSSIPDKYKTLIMLNPMTSIIETFKYALLGKGSFSWMMLGYSGVFTIFILIIGILLFNKTEQRFIDTI, from the coding sequence ATGGCTTTGTCTGAAGATAAAGAATGGACCGAAATAATCCGTCCCAAGCGTACATGGTATGATATCAATCTTGCCGAACTATGGCGTTACAAAGACTTAATTATGATCTTTGTAAGAAGAGATTTTGTTTCTGTATACAAACAAACCATCCTCGGCCCATTATGGTATATCATTCAGCCGCTTTTTACAACCATTGTCTTTACTATTATTTTCAGCAAGGTAGCCAATATTTCGACGAACAGTGTTCCTGCCACACTTTTTTATTTGACCGGAATTACTGCATGGAACTATTTTGCATCATGCCTTAACAAAACCTCCGGCACTTTTATTAACAATGCCAGTGTTTTTGGCAAAGTATATTTTCCAAGACTCACTGTTCCCGTATCTATTGTCATTTCAAGCCTGATAACTTTTGGTATCCAGTTATTATTTTTAATTTGTTTTTGGATTTACTTCTACTATATCGGAGCATCTGTTAGCATGAATGCTTATATATTTCTATTACCCGTTTTATTGTTGATAATGGCTTTTATGGGACTTGGTTTTGGTATTATTGTTTCATCGTTAACCACAAAATACAAAGACCTTCAATTCCTTGTCGGATTTGGGGTGCAATTATTCATGTATGCCACACCCATAATATATCCGCTAAGCAGCATACCCGATAAATATAAAACATTAATCATGCTAAACCCCATGACCTCAATTATCGAAACTTTTAAATACGCTTTGTTGGGTAAAGGTTCTTTTTCGTGGATGATGCTGGGTTATAGCGGAGTTTTTACGATATTCATTTTGATTATTGGAATCTTGCTTTTTAATAAAACCGAGCAGCGGTTTATTGACACTATTTAA
- a CDS encoding glycosyltransferase family 4 protein, producing MNILLGLNTFDVGGAENFVFRLAKALSESGHKVYLFALYDWNIADAKKRIEKILGKEYSKVKIVTRWKPGRIKNVILWRLNGLFLRFGKKDYRENIINNSQIKRLNTFLKKEKIDIVNTHLFEVDEFFSVNFNIPHVISMHGAYEDYLFVKEGKISGEINNDFLELSKKVLNKSKNVIYVADKNLEIFNQVKLENINTRKIYIGYDTSDEEKYNKRDSGEYFVFGMIARGIESKGWEIAINAFEALQKKHQKIKLILAYTETEFMKELENKYKSISGIEFKGFEPVQKNFFESIHALVFPTWIDCVPNSIIESLFYNIPVISTETGEIPGMIVNDDKEAGTIIKLDENTHKPKVEELFNAMEQYLLNNELYETHKRNTFFVKEKFSMDICMRKYIDFYIKAISKGSGVI from the coding sequence ATGAATATATTACTTGGCTTGAATACTTTTGATGTTGGTGGTGCAGAAAATTTTGTATTCCGTCTTGCAAAAGCTTTGTCTGAATCAGGTCATAAGGTTTATCTGTTTGCTTTATATGATTGGAATATTGCAGATGCAAAAAAACGAATTGAAAAGATACTGGGTAAAGAATATTCAAAAGTCAAAATTGTTACACGCTGGAAACCCGGGAGAATAAAAAACGTTATTCTTTGGAGATTGAACGGTTTGTTCTTACGTTTTGGTAAAAAGGACTATAGAGAGAATATCATTAATAATTCACAAATCAAAAGATTAAATACTTTTCTTAAGAAAGAAAAAATAGATATTGTAAACACCCACCTTTTTGAAGTAGATGAATTCTTTTCTGTAAATTTTAATATCCCTCATGTGATTTCAATGCATGGTGCTTATGAAGATTATTTATTTGTAAAGGAGGGAAAAATATCCGGTGAAATTAATAACGATTTTCTTGAGCTTTCAAAAAAAGTTTTAAATAAAAGCAAAAATGTTATCTATGTTGCCGATAAGAACCTCGAAATATTTAATCAGGTAAAACTAGAAAATATAAATACCCGGAAAATTTATATTGGCTATGATACTTCTGATGAAGAAAAATATAACAAAAGAGACAGCGGTGAATATTTTGTTTTTGGAATGATTGCAAGAGGAATAGAAAGTAAAGGATGGGAAATAGCAATTAATGCGTTTGAAGCACTTCAGAAAAAACATCAGAAAATAAAATTGATTTTAGCATATACCGAAACAGAATTCATGAAAGAACTGGAGAATAAATACAAAAGTATTTCCGGTATTGAATTTAAGGGTTTTGAACCTGTACAGAAAAACTTTTTCGAAAGTATACATGCATTGGTGTTTCCAACCTGGATTGATTGTGTCCCAAATAGTATCATCGAATCGTTGTTTTATAATATTCCTGTTATCAGTACTGAAACAGGCGAAATACCCGGAATGATTGTCAATGATGATAAAGAAGCAGGAACAATTATAAAACTTGATGAAAATACGCATAAACCTAAAGTTGAAGAATTGTTTAATGCAATGGAACAATATTTATTAAACAATGAGCTTTATGAAACACATAAGAGGAATACATTTTTTGTAAAAGAGAAATTCTCAATGGATATTTGCATGAGGAAATATATTGATTTTTATATAAAGGCTATTTCAAAAGGAAGTGGAGTGATATAA
- a CDS encoding glycosyltransferase family 4 protein, with translation MLSQLRFIASKILYCINHIRGYVHFRFKQNPAIFCFFPFSSVGGAEKVHLDILESISDAKPYIFIRYKINPWLSLNEKEDTAWLNLFNKFGHVVFLSDYLESSKFSYLNMAWIKGWIVGSLNANKKSVLFFWNDSFIKAIFPLLKQHVRVIDIIHNLKPDNPSDLEYLNLDVVPRINKRILVSPHLKDMLEQIYKNNNIDPLLINKAHVILNGTNIPNEYSEKPDGKMLKLIFVARDAPEKRIYLINRIAEKLTLETIPFVFNVIGPDPQKWKDNNIININWLGLIADEKTISEMYKNSHIFILVSYTEGMPKTLIEAMSFGCVPVITDVGDISEYISDRVNGYLLPVNPEELMVERAVDFIKELSNDNELFNELSRNTYLTVKKHFDINIIEHMYHRLIVPGIAED, from the coding sequence ATGTTATCACAATTAAGGTTTATAGCATCAAAAATTTTATATTGTATAAATCATATAAGAGGTTATGTTCATTTTAGATTTAAACAAAATCCTGCAATCTTTTGTTTTTTCCCGTTCTCATCAGTAGGTGGTGCCGAAAAAGTGCATCTTGATATTTTGGAATCCATATCTGATGCAAAACCATATATATTTATCAGGTATAAGATTAATCCATGGTTATCATTAAATGAAAAAGAAGATACGGCATGGTTAAATTTATTCAATAAATTTGGTCATGTGGTTTTTTTATCCGATTACCTCGAGTCATCGAAATTTAGTTATCTTAATATGGCATGGATAAAGGGATGGATTGTGGGCAGCCTGAATGCAAACAAAAAGTCGGTGCTTTTTTTCTGGAATGATAGTTTTATTAAAGCCATTTTCCCATTATTAAAACAACATGTAAGGGTAATTGATATAATTCATAATTTAAAACCAGACAATCCTTCCGACCTGGAGTATCTGAATTTAGATGTGGTACCAAGAATTAATAAACGTATTCTTGTTTCGCCTCATCTTAAAGACATGCTGGAGCAGATCTATAAAAATAATAATATCGACCCGTTATTGATAAATAAGGCACATGTTATTTTAAACGGGACAAATATCCCGAATGAATATAGTGAAAAGCCGGATGGCAAGATGTTGAAATTGATATTTGTTGCACGCGATGCCCCGGAAAAAAGAATTTACCTGATTAACAGAATAGCAGAAAAATTAACATTGGAAACAATCCCTTTTGTATTTAATGTAATAGGTCCTGATCCTCAAAAATGGAAGGATAACAACATAATAAATATAAACTGGTTGGGATTGATTGCAGATGAGAAGACAATTTCCGAAATGTATAAAAACAGCCATATTTTTATTCTTGTTTCTTATACTGAAGGAATGCCGAAAACTTTAATTGAAGCTATGTCGTTTGGGTGTGTCCCTGTTATTACTGATGTAGGCGACATTTCGGAATATATTTCTGACAGAGTGAACGGGTATTTATTACCAGTAAACCCGGAAGAGCTTATGGTTGAGAGAGCGGTTGATTTTATAAAAGAACTTAGTAATGATAATGAATTGTTCAATGAGTTAAGCCGAAATACATACCTGACTGTAAAAAAACATTTTGATATTAATATTATTGAACATATGTATCACCGGTTAATTGTACCTGGCATTGCAGAAGATTAG
- a CDS encoding glycosyltransferase family 2 protein, protein MQKISVIIPNYNHACFLEQRIDSVLNQTFDDIEVIILDDCSSDGSKKVIEKYKEHKKIFKIIYNETNSGNTFKQWQKGIETAQGDWIWIAESDDYAEKTFLEKAYQKSMNGNSGIVYCRSNIIDSSNNAITLYNFSSMPDPVVFPLFGNDFDMDGNEFIKDYMLKRNSVPNASAVIFKKDLVDFSVFDDIRKTKLFGDWLFWIHLLRKTRVSYINERLNYFRFHETTVRKHTQFDMTRIYEYMILIKYFEKERMPFYKEALDAMVYQYNYGDVSGNRVSVKDNIKISMFVLQRNPLLLLKTWLRKKKSQK, encoded by the coding sequence TTGCAGAAGATTAGTGTCATAATTCCCAATTACAATCATGCCTGTTTTTTGGAACAGCGTATTGACAGTGTATTAAATCAAACGTTTGATGATATTGAAGTCATCATCCTGGATGATTGTTCTTCCGATGGTAGTAAGAAGGTCATTGAAAAATACAAAGAGCATAAGAAAATATTTAAGATAATATACAATGAAACAAACAGCGGAAATACATTTAAGCAATGGCAGAAAGGTATTGAAACCGCTCAGGGTGATTGGATATGGATTGCCGAATCGGATGACTACGCCGAAAAAACGTTCCTGGAGAAAGCCTATCAAAAAAGTATGAACGGTAATTCAGGTATTGTATATTGCCGTTCAAATATTATTGATTCATCAAATAATGCTATTACTTTATATAATTTTTCGTCGATGCCCGATCCTGTTGTGTTTCCTTTGTTTGGCAATGACTTTGATATGGATGGAAATGAATTTATTAAGGATTATATGTTGAAAAGAAACTCTGTTCCTAATGCAAGTGCTGTAATCTTTAAAAAAGATCTGGTTGATTTTTCTGTTTTTGATGATATAAGAAAAACAAAACTGTTTGGCGATTGGTTATTCTGGATACATCTTTTAAGAAAAACGAGAGTGAGTTATATAAATGAAAGATTGAATTATTTCCGTTTTCACGAAACAACTGTTCGGAAACATACTCAATTCGATATGACCAGGATTTATGAATACATGATTCTGATTAAATATTTTGAAAAAGAAAGAATGCCTTTTTATAAAGAAGCTCTTGATGCAATGGTTTATCAATATAATTATGGTGATGTTTCCGGTAACCGTGTTTCGGTGAAAGATAATATTAAAATAAGTATGTTTGTATTACAAAGAAATCCCTTACTTTTACTAAAGACATGGCTGAGGAAGAAAAAATCCCAAAAATAA
- a CDS encoding glycosyltransferase yields the protein MAEEEKIPKIIHYGWFGGKEMPLTDKQCLKSWEKYFPGFEIKRWDESNFAFDIPYMKRFSSDKKWGLLIDFVKFKVLYNYGGIYLDTDMMVLKNMDELLKYDSFWGFESKENVNTAIIGSMSGNEIISECLKFYYDFKFDDTFKESPKIISPVLKSLGMTSDTGQLQILGNTAIFPMHYFYPMSFQQADEDYKKFIKPDSYAIHLWNATWFDPFRFFWNNRYKAGFKAVFKQIIKNPFQSISFYRNVGYHFLRFIKTKILHANSR from the coding sequence ATGGCTGAGGAAGAAAAAATCCCAAAAATAATTCATTACGGTTGGTTTGGTGGTAAGGAAATGCCATTGACAGACAAACAATGTTTGAAAAGCTGGGAAAAATATTTTCCCGGTTTTGAAATAAAACGTTGGGACGAATCAAATTTTGCATTTGATATTCCTTACATGAAGCGTTTTAGCAGTGATAAAAAATGGGGGTTATTGATAGACTTTGTAAAATTTAAAGTGCTTTATAATTATGGAGGTATTTATCTTGACACAGATATGATGGTATTAAAAAACATGGATGAATTACTGAAATATGATTCTTTTTGGGGTTTTGAAAGTAAAGAGAATGTTAACACCGCTATAATTGGAAGTATGTCCGGAAATGAAATCATTAGTGAATGTTTAAAATTTTATTATGACTTTAAATTTGATGATACTTTTAAAGAAAGTCCTAAAATTATTAGCCCCGTGCTTAAATCATTAGGGATGACAAGCGATACAGGTCAATTACAAATACTTGGTAATACTGCAATTTTTCCAATGCATTATTTTTATCCTATGAGTTTTCAGCAGGCTGATGAAGATTATAAAAAATTTATAAAACCCGATAGTTATGCAATACATTTATGGAATGCTACCTGGTTCGATCCTTTCAGGTTTTTTTGGAACAACCGTTATAAAGCAGGATTTAAAGCTGTTTTTAAACAAATAATTAAAAATCCGTTTCAGTCAATTTCTTTTTATAGGAATGTGGGTTATCATTTTTTACGATTTATAAAAACCAAAATACTGCATGCTAATTCAAGATAA
- a CDS encoding DUF6056 family protein, with product MLIQDKIIERLFSRKIFLIFLIIIIIPFIILCFYALPHSDDFWFKIYYEEYGFFGSFKAWYLNWFGRYTFILIMNIYNILGFEPIIYKLFCIIFQVLFYISLFNFIKILLSEKDKITLHIFSLSVYIIFLYQMPRISEGLYWLAGSVIYFLPISFTLIFYTILINYTENKWVKSKNKKLYYFIVLCVLAFIIIGLSEVAMLFLTFSFFVIMVFKTIKNKKVNFKFLLLFAIIVFSCIIVFMSPGNTIRSASETMLFHKKAHDLLYSLKESVLITSSYLIFEWLRDSIILLFTILYIPYGISQYNKNTVFNKISGIHPLIMIGISIFSISFLFFLGYWNLGGPLPERAVNFIYFIFIILWFINLQFVINFILKKKLCNKNYNEGFSLNLKFIYGIIILIIVLNFSQENNIKYAFSDLFSGNAKKYEIEMNQRKRYILKSKADTCILAPLKNKPHSLFVTDLNHQMHYWPNDVYEKFYNKKVIMLYEK from the coding sequence ATGCTAATTCAAGATAAAATTATTGAAAGATTATTTTCCAGAAAGATATTTCTTATCTTTTTAATTATTATTATTATTCCATTTATTATATTATGTTTTTATGCTTTGCCCCATTCCGACGATTTTTGGTTTAAAATTTATTATGAAGAGTATGGTTTTTTCGGTTCTTTTAAAGCGTGGTATTTAAACTGGTTTGGCAGATATACTTTTATTTTAATAATGAATATTTACAATATTCTTGGATTTGAACCAATAATATATAAGCTATTTTGTATCATATTTCAGGTATTATTTTATATTTCATTATTTAACTTCATTAAAATTTTATTATCTGAAAAAGATAAAATTACATTACACATTTTTTCATTATCTGTTTATATAATATTCCTTTATCAAATGCCTCGAATATCGGAAGGATTATATTGGCTTGCAGGTTCAGTAATTTATTTTCTTCCAATTTCATTTACCCTAATATTTTATACAATACTTATAAATTATACAGAAAATAAATGGGTAAAATCTAAAAATAAAAAGCTATATTATTTTATTGTATTATGTGTACTGGCTTTTATAATTATTGGACTGAGCGAAGTCGCAATGTTATTTTTAACATTTAGTTTTTTTGTCATCATGGTATTTAAAACAATAAAAAATAAGAAGGTAAACTTTAAGTTTTTACTATTATTTGCAATTATTGTATTTTCTTGTATTATTGTTTTTATGTCCCCTGGAAATACTATAAGGTCAGCTTCTGAAACAATGCTTTTTCATAAAAAAGCACATGATTTATTATATTCTTTAAAAGAATCTGTTCTGATAACTTCAAGCTATTTAATATTTGAATGGTTAAGGGATTCAATAATATTGTTATTTACGATTTTATATATACCATATGGAATATCTCAGTATAATAAAAACACTGTTTTTAATAAAATATCTGGCATTCATCCATTGATAATGATTGGTATCAGTATATTTTCTATATCATTTTTATTCTTTCTTGGGTATTGGAATTTAGGTGGACCTTTGCCAGAACGTGCTGTTAATTTTATTTATTTTATATTTATTATTTTATGGTTTATAAATTTACAATTCGTGATAAACTTTATTCTTAAAAAGAAATTATGTAATAAAAATTATAATGAAGGGTTTTCATTAAATTTAAAGTTTATTTATGGTATTATAATTTTAATTATAGTTTTAAATTTTAGTCAAGAGAATAATATTAAATATGCATTTTCCGATTTATTTTCAGGAAATGCGAAAAAGTATGAGATAGAAATGAATCAACGTAAAAGATATATTTTAAAAAGTAAAGCCGATACTTGTATTTTAGCACCATTAAAAAATAAACCACATTCGTTATTTGTAACAGATCTTAATCATCAGATGCACTATTGGCCAAACGATGTATATGAAAAATTTTATAATAAAAAAGTAATAATGCTTTATGAAAAGTAA